A window from Mustela erminea isolate mMusErm1 chromosome 17, mMusErm1.Pri, whole genome shotgun sequence encodes these proteins:
- the LOC116576534 gene encoding LOW QUALITY PROTEIN: probable ATP-dependent RNA helicase DHX40 (The sequence of the model RefSeq protein was modified relative to this genomic sequence to represent the inferred CDS: inserted 2 bases in 2 codons; substituted 1 base at 1 genomic stop codon) has translation MSRFPAVAGRAPRRQEEGERSIDLQEERPPAVSIADREEKGCTSXKYLYEAGFSQHGMIGVTQPRKVAAISVAQRVAEEMKCTLGSKVGYQVHFDDCSSKETAIKYMTDGCLLKHILGDPNLTKFSVIILDEAHERTLTTDILFGLLKKLFQEKSPNRKEHLKVVVMSATMELAKLSAFFGNCPIFYIPGRLYPVREKFCNLIGPWDRENTAYIQAIVKVTMDIHLNEMAGDILVFLTGQFEIEKSCELLFQMAESVDYDYDVQDTTLDGLLILLCYGSMTTDQQRIFLPPPPGIRKCVISTNISATSLTIDGIRYVVDGGFVKQLNHNPRLGLDILEVVPISKSEALQRSGRVGRTSSGKCFRIYSKXFWNQCMPDHVIPEIKRTSLKSVVLTLKCLAIHDVIRFPYLDPPNERFILEALKQLYQCDAMDRSGHVTRLGLSMVEFPLPPHLTCAVIKAASLDCEDLLLPIAAMLSVENVFITPVDPEYQKEAEQRHRELAAKAGGFNDFATLAVIFEQCKSSGAPASWCQKHWIHWRCLFSAFRVEAQLRELIRKLKQQSDFPRETFEGPKHEVLXRCLCAGYFKNVARRSVGRTFCTMDGRGSPVHIHPSSALHGQETKLEWIIFHEVLVTMKVYARIVCPIRYEWVRDLLPKLHEFNAHDLSSVARREVREDARRRWTNKENVKHLKDGISKEVLKKMQRRNDDKSISDARARFLERKQQRSQDHSDTRKETG, from the exons ATGTCCCGGTTTCCTGCCGTCGCGGGCAGGGCGCCAAGGCGGCAGGAGGAGGGTGAGCGGTCAATAGACCTTCAGGAAGAGCGGCCTCCGGCTGTTTCCATCGCTgatagagaagagaaaggatgcaCAT CAAAATATCTGTATGAAGCAGGGTTTTCACAACATGGTATGATTGGTGTGACTCAACCACGAAAAGTAGCTGCTATATCAGTTGCTCAGAGGGTTGCTGAAGAAATGAAATGCACTTTGGGATCCAAAGTAGGGTACCAAGTTCATTTTGATGATTGCAGCTCTAAGGAAACTGCAATCAAATATATGACTGATGGATGTTTACTGAAACATATTCTGGGAGATCCAAATCTTACCAAGTTCAGTGTCATCATTTTAGATGAAGCCCATGAGAGAACTCTAACTACAGACATCTTGTTTGGTTTATTGAAGAAGTTATTTCAGGAGAAGTCTCCTAATAGGAAGGAACATTTGAAGGTTGTGGTGATGTCAGCAACCATGGAATTAGCCAAGCTCTCTGCATTCTTTGGAAATTGTCCAATATTTTATATACCTGGAAGGCTTTATCCAGTCAGAGAAAAATTCTGCAATTTGATTGGCCCATGGGACAGAGAAAATACTGCATATATTCAAGCGATTGTGAAAGTGACCATGGATATCCATTTGAATGAAATGGCTGGAGACATCTTGGTTTTTCTGACTGGTCAGTTTGAAATTGAAAAAAGTTGTGAGTTACTTTTTCAGATGGCAGAGTCTGTTGATTATGATTATGATGTTCAAGATACAACTCTGGATGGTTTGTTAATATTGCTATGTTATGGATCTATGACAACAGATCAACAGAGAATATTTTTGCCACCTCCACCTGGAATTAGAAAATGTGTCATATCCACCAATATTTCTGCAACGTCTTTGACAATAGATGGAATTAGATATGTGGTAGATGGTGGCTTTGTGAAGCAGTTAAATCACAATCCCAGATTAGGGTTGGACATCCTGGAGGTGGTTCCAATTTCAAAGAGTGAGGCGTTACAGCGAAGTGGCCGAGTTGGCAGGACTTCCTCAGGAAAATGCTTTCGGATCTACAGTA GATTTTGGAACCAGTGTATGCCTGACCATGTGATCCCTGAGATTAAGAGAACTAGTTTGAAATCTGTAGTTCTGACCTTAAAGTGCCTTGCCATACATGATGTTATAAGGTTTCCCTATTTGGATCCACCTAATGAGAGATTCATTTTGGAAGCTCTTAAACAACTTTACCAATGTGATGCTATGGACAGGAGCGGCCATGTGACCAGGTTGGGTTTGTCTATGGTGGaatttcctctccctccacatcTGACGTGTGCAGTAATAAAGGCTGCTTCTCTGGATTGTGAAGATCTACTACTTCCAATAGCAGCAATGTTGTCTGTGGAAAATGTCTTCATTACACCGGTTGATCCAGAGTATCAGAAGGAAGCAGAACAAAGACATCGAGAATTGGCAGCTAAAGCTGGAGGATTTAATGACTTTGCAACTTTAGCTGTCATCTTTGAACAGTGCAAATCAAGTGGAGCTCCAGCTTCATGGTGCCAAAAACACTGGATTCACTGGCGATGCTTATTTTCTGCATTTCGTGTTGAAGCTCAACTTCGAGAACTAATCAGGAAGCTTAAACAGCAAAGTGATTTCCCAAGAGAGACCTTTGAAGGCCCGAAACATGAAGTACTATGAAGATGTCTTTGTGCAGGCTATTTCAAAAATGTAGCTCGAAGATCCGTTGGGAGAACATTTTGCACCATGGATGGGCGTGGAAGCCCAGTTCACATTCATCCTTCCTCAGCACTTCATGGACAAGAAACCAAACTCGAATGGATCATTTTTCATGAGGTATTAGTTACCATGAAAGTCTACGCAAGAATTGTGTGTCCAATCCGTTATGAATGGGTGAGAGACTTGTTACCCAAGTTGCATGAATTTAATGCACATGATTTGAGCAGTGTGGCCCGACGTGAAGTGAGAGAAGATGCAAGAAGGAGATGGACAAATAAGGAAAACGTAAAGCATCTAAAGGATGGAATCTCAAAAGAAGTcctcaagaaaatgcaaagaagaaatgatgatAAATCCATATCAGATGCACGTGCTCGTTTCCTTGAGCGAAAGCAGCAGAGGTCCCAGGATCACAGTGACACACGGAAGGAAACAGGCTAA